From one Lysinibacillus sp. G4S2 genomic stretch:
- a CDS encoding branched-chain amino acid ABC transporter permease translates to MEKVETILYGRRWKSFLGFIALILLLPLVVSSQYVFTLLILIGIYCIITIGLSLLIGYAGQISIGHAAFVGIGAYVSGVLTVKYSVSPWIAMGIGMVATFIIAYLIGMQVLKLKGHILALATIAINVIVYILLVGLSDYTGGAGGLVGIPNLSLLGLDLGNQVNFYFFVWSIVFVVILFSTNIIRSSVGRILRSIHDSEIGTETLGVNVTKYKVAIFALSAVYASLAGSLYAHYINFIAPPTFYISFSILLLVMVMVGGVHSIWGAIIGTASIMFLNEVIRFVGHTYFNINGEVEIVVYGLIIILVMIFMPKGLVGILDVRKISPVRSSIKKDVTIEKNVASEKGV, encoded by the coding sequence GTGGAGAAAGTAGAAACGATTTTATATGGAAGGCGCTGGAAAAGTTTTTTAGGATTTATTGCATTGATTTTGTTATTACCACTGGTTGTAAGTTCGCAATACGTATTTACGCTTTTGATTTTAATCGGGATTTATTGCATCATCACCATTGGTCTAAGTTTACTTATAGGTTACGCCGGACAAATTTCGATAGGACACGCTGCATTTGTCGGAATAGGCGCTTATGTTTCCGGTGTCTTAACAGTTAAATATAGCGTATCACCTTGGATTGCGATGGGAATTGGAATGGTCGCGACGTTCATCATTGCTTATTTGATAGGAATGCAAGTTTTAAAACTAAAAGGTCATATTTTGGCATTGGCTACAATTGCGATTAACGTCATTGTATACATTTTATTGGTGGGGCTAAGTGATTATACAGGGGGAGCTGGTGGTTTAGTCGGTATTCCAAATTTATCATTACTGGGACTGGATTTAGGAAACCAAGTGAACTTCTACTTCTTTGTTTGGAGTATTGTCTTTGTTGTTATCTTGTTTTCTACTAATATTATTCGTTCGAGTGTTGGGAGGATATTACGAAGCATTCATGATAGTGAAATTGGAACGGAGACACTAGGTGTCAATGTAACAAAATATAAAGTAGCTATTTTCGCATTAAGTGCTGTGTATGCTTCATTGGCGGGGAGTCTGTACGCGCATTACATTAATTTTATCGCACCGCCAACATTTTATATTTCATTTTCAATTTTACTTCTTGTAATGGTGATGGTCGGTGGTGTCCATTCCATTTGGGGAGCAATTATCGGAACGGCTTCTATTATGTTTTTAAATGAAGTAATTCGTTTTGTAGGGCATACGTATTTCAATATTAATGGTGAAGTCGAAATCGTAGTGTATGGTTTAATCATAATACTTGTTATGATCTTCATGCCTAAAGGATTGGTTGGAATACTAGACGTCAGGAAAATATCACCTGTTAGAAGTTCTATAAAGAAAGATGTAACTATTGAGAAAAATGTTGCTTCTGAGAAAGGGGTCTAG
- a CDS encoding ABC transporter ATP-binding protein, translating to MGNLLQVNGLTKKFGGVTAVNDVSFHVGEGEIVAVIGPNGAGKTTLFNMISSYIQPTDGEVLFKGKKISGRKIFDLAHLGISRTFQNLQIFSNMTVLENVMMGTSVNIKTNVFSAGFRLPTVKRDEEYAFKAAYEVLTMMEMSDLLHEQAGQLSYGLQKKLEFARAIVYKPELIMLDEPMAGLNDAETNTMAGYISDLKEKGHSFLFVEHKMATIMQLADRIVVLDFGAKIAEGTPDEIQKNEKVISAYLGEEAI from the coding sequence ATGGGCAATTTACTCCAAGTAAATGGTTTAACGAAAAAGTTCGGTGGAGTGACAGCGGTGAATGATGTTAGCTTTCATGTCGGTGAAGGAGAAATTGTCGCTGTTATCGGCCCTAATGGAGCGGGTAAAACGACATTGTTTAATATGATTTCTTCATACATTCAACCGACAGACGGAGAAGTTCTTTTTAAAGGAAAAAAAATCTCAGGAAGGAAAATTTTTGATTTAGCTCACCTTGGAATCTCCAGGACGTTTCAAAACTTGCAAATTTTCAGTAATATGACGGTTTTGGAAAACGTGATGATGGGGACTTCAGTGAATATAAAAACGAATGTTTTTAGTGCTGGATTCCGTCTTCCAACGGTAAAAAGAGATGAAGAATATGCATTTAAAGCAGCTTATGAAGTATTAACGATGATGGAGATGAGTGATCTATTACATGAACAAGCTGGACAACTATCTTATGGATTGCAAAAGAAGTTGGAGTTCGCACGGGCAATTGTTTACAAACCAGAGCTCATCATGTTGGACGAGCCTATGGCAGGCCTGAATGATGCCGAGACAAATACAATGGCAGGATATATTAGTGATTTAAAGGAAAAAGGACATTCGTTTTTATTTGTAGAGCATAAAATGGCGACAATTATGCAACTTGCTGATCGGATTGTGGTTCTTGATTTCGGGGCTAAGATTGCGGAAGGTACCCCTGATGAAATACAGAAAAATGAAAAGGTAATTAGTGCTTATTTAGGAGAGGAGGCAATTTAA
- a CDS encoding ABC transporter ATP-binding protein codes for MFKVESLSSRIGKIQILHSLDFHVDKGEIVSIIGANGAGKSTLLNTLAGIYTPVEGKVILQDDLISGLPAHKIVGKGLCLVPEGRQVFPGHTVKENLTLGIYSKYYKDRKHVEENLEKMLNLFPGLKKHYHRIGGNLSGGEQQMLAIGRALMSDPKIILLDEPSMGLAPKIVNEILEILVRIKEEMGTMVILVEQNVKAALKVADRAYVMDQGKFIMDGTNEEISSNPEVKSAYLGIKVG; via the coding sequence ATGTTCAAAGTTGAAAGTCTTAGTTCACGTATCGGGAAGATTCAAATTTTACATTCGCTCGACTTTCATGTGGACAAAGGAGAAATTGTATCCATTATTGGTGCTAATGGCGCTGGGAAAAGTACGTTATTAAATACATTAGCGGGCATTTACACACCAGTCGAAGGAAAAGTAATACTTCAAGATGATTTGATTAGTGGTCTCCCTGCCCACAAAATAGTTGGGAAAGGTTTATGTCTTGTCCCAGAAGGACGTCAAGTTTTTCCGGGACACACCGTAAAGGAAAACCTAACGTTAGGGATTTACTCGAAATACTATAAAGACCGGAAACATGTTGAGGAGAATTTGGAAAAAATGCTGAATTTATTTCCAGGATTGAAAAAACATTATCATAGGATTGGTGGGAATTTGAGTGGCGGGGAGCAGCAGATGCTTGCGATTGGACGTGCGCTCATGTCTGATCCTAAAATAATTCTACTAGATGAGCCATCGATGGGGTTAGCGCCAAAAATAGTGAATGAAATTTTGGAGATTTTAGTGCGAATTAAAGAAGAAATGGGAACAATGGTCATTTTAGTAGAACAAAATGTTAAAGCAGCGTTAAAAGTGGCTGATCGTGCATACGTAATGGATCAAGGAAAATTCATAATGGATGGCACGAATGAAGAAATTAGTTCGAATCCCGAAGTGAAATCAGCATATCTAGGCATAAAGGTAGGGTAA
- a CDS encoding ABC transporter substrate-binding protein, giving the protein MKKFLKGKLVAILSLVFILVVAGCGIENAEEASGKKNEEGVIKIGVIVAETGPASTLGSAQAKTVELLQKQLDEAGPIDGKKIQLIKQDYETNDTKAVVAMDKLISEDVVAVIGATQSSTTMAIIPKAIEKKLPLLTIAPIESESEYVYSMAQSTTVIAMPIVEYLKKNNIKNVAWVNASDGFGVTGKPAFEALAKENGIEIIAHEEFDATATDMTIQLTKVRKKDPEAIIVWSRTPGAGIIARNFKAMNFDIPMIQSTAAANQGFLEQVKDNNENIMVVGSKLSVIDQLPDSDQKEMLKAFSDAYKKEFNSEPDLFAAHLLDGVNVVVKAIKAGNVTSEDIHTYLQNDLGKYLGATGTFDFGVSQASPEPDGISVLSIENNDWKFTE; this is encoded by the coding sequence ATGAAAAAATTTTTAAAGGGTAAACTAGTTGCTATTTTATCTTTAGTTTTTATATTAGTTGTTGCGGGATGTGGAATTGAGAATGCAGAGGAGGCAAGCGGGAAGAAAAATGAGGAAGGAGTTATAAAAATTGGTGTGATTGTAGCTGAAACAGGTCCAGCATCAACACTTGGTAGCGCACAAGCAAAGACTGTGGAGTTACTACAAAAACAATTAGATGAAGCAGGGCCAATTGATGGTAAGAAAATTCAGCTTATCAAACAAGACTATGAAACGAATGATACAAAAGCGGTAGTCGCGATGGATAAATTAATTTCAGAAGATGTTGTAGCGGTTATTGGAGCGACTCAATCGAGTACTACGATGGCCATTATACCAAAAGCAATTGAGAAAAAACTACCATTACTTACAATTGCACCGATTGAATCGGAAAGTGAGTATGTATATAGCATGGCACAAAGCACAACTGTCATTGCAATGCCGATTGTTGAATATTTAAAGAAGAATAATATTAAAAACGTAGCGTGGGTAAATGCTTCTGACGGCTTCGGAGTAACTGGTAAGCCAGCATTTGAAGCGTTGGCTAAGGAAAATGGCATCGAGATTATTGCTCATGAAGAGTTCGATGCTACAGCTACAGATATGACAATTCAATTGACAAAAGTTCGTAAAAAGGATCCTGAAGCGATCATCGTTTGGTCGAGAACACCTGGCGCTGGAATTATCGCTCGTAATTTTAAAGCAATGAATTTCGACATTCCGATGATTCAAAGTACTGCTGCTGCAAACCAAGGATTCTTGGAACAAGTGAAGGATAACAATGAAAACATTATGGTCGTTGGTAGTAAACTAAGTGTTATCGATCAATTGCCAGATTCGGATCAAAAAGAAATGCTAAAGGCATTCAGTGATGCATATAAAAAAGAATTTAATAGTGAACCGGACTTATTTGCTGCGCATCTTTTGGACGGTGTAAATGTTGTCGTAAAAGCGATTAAAGCAGGAAATGTAACATCTGAAGATATTCATACTTATTTACAAAACGATTTAGGAAAATACTTAGGGGCTACGGGAACTTTTGATTTTGGTGTATCACAAGCAAGCCCTGAGCCTGATGGAATATCTGTTTTAAGTATTGAAAATAATGATTGGAAATTTACTGAGTAA
- a CDS encoding 3-hydroxyacyl-CoA dehydrogenase family protein: MMIKTIGVVGAGSMGAGIANLAALNGFNVVLRDIKDSYLEGAMARINKFMSKSVERGKMTEEQKQETLSRIQTTTKLEDLKDVDVVIEAVLEDLDLKKEVFSQLDEIVREDVIITTNTSSMSITEIAATTKRPDRVAGMHFFNPAQLMKLVEIVRGYETSDDTVSALKALSVQLKKEVVEVKKDTPGFIVNRIMIPQFIEAIRLLEEGVASAEDIDKAVKFGLNYPMGPFELQDYAGVDIGYHVMEYFNNEFNDPRFAPPLLMKQMMRAGRFGKKSGAGFYDYEEKKELVKK, from the coding sequence ATGATGATTAAAACAATTGGTGTAGTTGGCGCTGGTTCTATGGGTGCAGGTATTGCAAATCTTGCCGCACTGAATGGCTTTAACGTAGTTTTGCGAGATATTAAAGATAGTTATTTAGAAGGGGCCATGGCTCGAATTAATAAATTTATGTCAAAAAGTGTTGAGCGAGGGAAAATGACTGAAGAGCAAAAGCAGGAAACACTTTCGCGCATCCAGACAACTACAAAGCTTGAAGATTTGAAAGATGTCGATGTTGTTATTGAAGCAGTTCTTGAAGATCTGGATTTAAAGAAAGAGGTATTCTCACAGCTTGATGAAATTGTTAGAGAAGATGTCATAATAACTACGAATACATCATCCATGTCCATAACAGAAATTGCGGCTACAACGAAACGTCCGGACCGTGTCGCAGGTATGCATTTTTTCAACCCTGCACAATTAATGAAACTGGTAGAAATCGTACGCGGTTACGAAACGAGTGATGATACGGTGTCTGCTTTGAAAGCGCTATCAGTTCAACTGAAGAAAGAAGTTGTGGAAGTCAAAAAAGATACGCCTGGATTCATTGTCAACCGCATTATGATTCCTCAGTTTATCGAGGCGATTCGTCTTTTAGAAGAAGGTGTAGCATCTGCAGAAGATATTGATAAAGCAGTGAAATTTGGGTTGAACTACCCTATGGGACCGTTCGAATTACAAGACTATGCTGGTGTCGATATCGGCTACCATGTAATGGAATATTTCAACAATGAATTTAACGATCCACGCTTTGCACCACCTTTACTAATGAAACAAATGATGAGAGCTGGTCGTTTCGGTAAGAAATCAGGAGCAGGATTTTACGATTATGAGGAAAAAAAGGAGCTGGTGAAAAAATGA
- a CDS encoding enoyl-CoA hydratase-related protein — protein sequence MIYKSLLVEVENNIATITINRPPVNPLNTQVFNELSDVFSKLDEEDDVRAIVLTGSGEKAFVAGADISEMAGLDLVGINKMNKVSRSVFTQIENSTKPVIAALNGMALGGGLELALVCDLRISTEKAKFAFPEVGLGIIPGGGGTQRLPKIVGQGIAKELLYFGEMFDAVRALELGIVNKVVPAEEVIPVAKEWSKKLAQKPPVALQMVKQAVNAGSNTDIESGLIIEAACFGNAFSTEDRKEGLNAFVEKRKPVYIGR from the coding sequence ATGATATATAAATCTTTGTTAGTGGAAGTTGAAAATAATATAGCTACAATAACGATTAACCGTCCACCTGTAAATCCACTAAATACTCAAGTGTTCAATGAGTTATCTGATGTGTTCAGTAAGTTGGATGAAGAGGATGATGTTCGGGCAATTGTTTTAACTGGCAGTGGTGAAAAAGCATTTGTTGCTGGTGCAGATATTTCCGAAATGGCGGGATTGGATCTTGTCGGAATCAATAAGATGAATAAAGTATCTAGATCAGTATTCACACAAATAGAAAATTCAACTAAGCCAGTCATAGCAGCGTTGAATGGAATGGCACTTGGTGGTGGACTAGAACTTGCTCTGGTGTGTGACTTACGTATTAGCACTGAAAAAGCAAAGTTCGCATTTCCAGAAGTAGGTCTTGGAATTATTCCTGGCGGAGGAGGCACTCAACGTTTACCTAAAATTGTTGGGCAGGGGATAGCGAAAGAACTCCTCTATTTTGGAGAAATGTTCGATGCTGTTCGTGCACTTGAACTGGGTATTGTAAATAAAGTTGTGCCAGCTGAAGAAGTTATACCTGTTGCAAAAGAATGGTCAAAAAAACTTGCTCAAAAGCCACCAGTTGCCCTGCAAATGGTAAAACAGGCCGTCAATGCCGGAAGTAATACGGATATCGAGTCTGGGTTAATCATTGAAGCAGCATGTTTCGGTAATGCATTTTCCACAGAAGATCGAAAAGAAGGGTTGAATGCATTCGTTGAGAAGAGAAAGCCAGTTTATATTGGTCGTTAA
- a CDS encoding acyl-CoA dehydrogenase family protein, whose protein sequence is MLIEEMETNSFLSGSIVPEDIFTPEDFSEEHKMIADMTEKFVVNEVMPALKKIENQEFDETVRLIKEAGELGLIGADIPELDGGLELGKVCGAIISEKMAISRSFSITFGGQTGIGALPIAYFGNKKQKDKYLPVLLTGKKIAAYALTEPSAGTDAMGLKTTAKLSADGKYYVLNGEKQWITNSAFADIFIVYAKIDNAKITAFIVEKEYEGLTTGPEEKKMGLKGSSTRSLILENVKVPIENVIGEIGRGHIIAFNVLNIGRFKLSSTALGISKRSIELATKYANERKQFHKSISSFNLIKQKIADMTIQTFVNESSVYRTAGGMQKGFEEMKDNGASYGETIAGFAVECSMNKVLSSETLDFVIDEAVQIHGGYGYMGEYEVETLYRDSRINRIFEGTNEINRIIIASTLLKRYVAKNHSIHPENGPLQHEKQTLRLLKDYYHVTIQAIHQASIDNMNEEQEIAAFLANLAIGIYASESAILRAEKAIKQSWEEQNGQKLDCAKVFIHEIAQRSAIVGLNLLNHLNDHEGFSQATGRLIASSKENIVETKRRIADRVITIERYIV, encoded by the coding sequence GTGTTGATAGAAGAAATGGAGACAAATAGCTTCTTATCTGGAAGTATTGTTCCGGAAGATATATTCACACCGGAAGATTTTAGTGAAGAGCATAAAATGATTGCCGATATGACTGAGAAGTTTGTGGTGAATGAAGTTATGCCTGCACTAAAAAAAATTGAAAATCAAGAATTCGATGAAACGGTCCGTCTTATTAAAGAAGCGGGAGAACTTGGATTAATCGGTGCTGATATTCCAGAACTAGATGGCGGATTAGAACTTGGGAAAGTGTGTGGCGCAATCATTTCTGAGAAGATGGCTATTAGCCGTTCTTTTTCCATTACATTCGGGGGACAAACTGGTATTGGTGCACTACCAATAGCTTATTTTGGGAATAAAAAGCAAAAGGATAAATATTTGCCTGTTTTATTAACTGGAAAAAAGATTGCTGCGTATGCGCTGACGGAGCCATCTGCTGGAACTGATGCAATGGGACTGAAAACAACTGCCAAGTTATCAGCTGATGGAAAATATTATGTGCTCAACGGAGAAAAACAGTGGATTACAAATTCGGCGTTTGCAGATATCTTTATTGTTTATGCAAAAATAGACAACGCTAAAATAACGGCATTTATCGTTGAAAAAGAGTACGAGGGTCTAACGACTGGTCCTGAAGAGAAAAAAATGGGGCTGAAAGGATCGTCAACTCGTTCACTCATCTTGGAAAATGTAAAAGTACCGATAGAAAATGTGATTGGAGAAATTGGTCGTGGTCATATCATCGCTTTTAATGTCTTAAATATTGGTCGTTTTAAATTATCTTCAACGGCACTTGGTATTTCCAAGCGATCGATTGAACTTGCGACAAAGTATGCCAATGAACGTAAACAGTTTCACAAGTCGATTTCTAGTTTTAATTTGATCAAACAAAAAATTGCTGATATGACGATTCAAACATTTGTCAATGAAAGTAGCGTTTATCGCACGGCTGGCGGAATGCAAAAAGGTTTTGAGGAAATGAAAGACAACGGTGCGAGTTACGGTGAAACGATTGCAGGTTTTGCTGTCGAATGTTCGATGAATAAAGTTTTGTCTTCCGAAACGCTAGATTTTGTTATCGATGAAGCCGTTCAAATTCATGGTGGGTATGGCTATATGGGTGAATATGAGGTAGAAACTCTTTACCGTGATTCACGTATCAATCGAATTTTTGAAGGTACAAATGAAATAAACAGAATCATAATAGCTTCTACATTGTTGAAACGTTATGTTGCAAAAAATCATTCAATACATCCTGAAAATGGGCCACTTCAACATGAAAAACAGACACTCCGTCTTTTGAAGGATTATTACCATGTGACAATCCAAGCGATTCATCAGGCTAGTATCGATAATATGAATGAAGAGCAAGAAATCGCGGCATTCCTTGCAAACCTTGCAATTGGTATTTACGCAAGTGAAAGTGCCATCCTGCGTGCTGAAAAAGCAATCAAGCAGTCTTGGGAAGAACAAAATGGACAAAAATTAGATTGTGCAAAAGTCTTTATTCATGAAATTGCGCAACGGAGTGCAATTGTAGGGTTAAATTTACTTAATCATCTTAACGATCATGAGGGGTTCTCACAGGCAACAGGACGGCTGATTGCAAGTAGTAAAGAAAATATAGTTGAAACAAAGAGGCGTATTGCTGATCGAGTAATTACGATAGAACGCTATATTGTTTAA
- a CDS encoding acetyl-CoA C-acetyltransferase: MTDIVLLEGARTPFAKISGSFRDITATELGVIAAKEAIRKSNINPNDIDQVVFGNVQQSSKDAHMLARHVGLKAGTSLEVPAVTINRVCGTGIEAILTGARYILTGEANVVLAGGTENMSQVPHVIRGARWGSPLGGPMVEDWVWDGLLDTNAGYTMSQTAENLAEKYKITREEVDAHALSSHERAIKAREKGYFKEEIVSVNVKGSKGDTIVEHDEHIRETTMEKLGKLEARFVMGGVVTPGNASGMVDGAAAVIIASSHYAEKNGLKPIARLVSWDVVGVDPKYMGIGPVPAIRGALKKANLQLEDLDLIEINEAFSAQYLACQKELGFDLEIGNVNGGAVALGHPLAASGTRITHSLIYELKRRNKRYGAAAVCIGGGQGIAAIWESL, translated from the coding sequence ATGACAGACATTGTTTTATTAGAAGGTGCACGTACGCCATTTGCAAAAATTTCAGGTTCATTCCGTGACATTACGGCTACTGAACTAGGTGTAATCGCAGCAAAAGAAGCAATTCGTAAATCAAATATCAACCCCAATGACATCGATCAAGTCGTATTCGGCAATGTTCAGCAATCGAGTAAAGATGCTCATATGTTAGCAAGACATGTTGGCTTGAAAGCGGGTACATCTCTTGAGGTACCTGCAGTCACAATCAACCGTGTCTGTGGTACTGGTATTGAGGCAATTTTAACTGGTGCACGCTATATTCTTACAGGAGAAGCGAATGTCGTTTTGGCCGGTGGTACTGAAAATATGAGCCAAGTACCTCACGTTATTCGCGGTGCGAGATGGGGAAGCCCTCTTGGAGGACCAATGGTTGAAGACTGGGTATGGGATGGCTTGCTTGATACGAACGCTGGATACACAATGTCGCAAACCGCAGAAAACCTTGCAGAAAAGTATAAAATAACACGTGAAGAAGTGGATGCCCATGCACTTTCTAGTCATGAGCGCGCTATCAAAGCGAGAGAAAAAGGCTATTTTAAAGAAGAAATTGTCTCTGTAAATGTAAAAGGAAGCAAAGGTGATACCATCGTTGAACATGACGAACATATCCGTGAGACAACTATGGAAAAGCTCGGGAAACTGGAAGCCCGTTTTGTTATGGGAGGGGTTGTTACACCTGGAAATGCAAGTGGAATGGTTGACGGTGCAGCGGCAGTTATTATTGCATCTAGCCATTATGCAGAGAAAAATGGATTGAAACCGATTGCGCGTCTTGTTTCATGGGATGTTGTTGGTGTTGATCCGAAATATATGGGGATTGGTCCGGTACCGGCAATTAGAGGAGCTTTGAAAAAAGCAAATTTACAGTTGGAAGATTTGGATTTGATCGAAATTAATGAGGCTTTCTCTGCACAATATTTAGCTTGTCAGAAGGAACTTGGATTTGACTTGGAAATAGGAAACGTTAATGGTGGTGCTGTTGCTCTCGGACATCCACTTGCAGCAAGCGGAACAAGAATTACGCATTCACTTATTTACGAATTAAAAAGACGTAATAAAAGGTATGGTGCAGCGGCAGTTTGCATCGGCGGGGGGCAAGGAATCGCAGCAATTTGGGAATCATTATAA
- a CDS encoding class I adenylate-forming enzyme family protein has translation MDNILIHSNVSDLLKIKANKLPNREAIYYEKRRMTYGQLDREVTKLAQGLISNGINSGDRVAVALINSIEFVTSLFAIARVGAVLIPLNPFFTKEESSYIMQQTGAKALLCGEVSFYSELREEIESLEILISVGFQAEGYLYYDDLLVGNEFEDIHVEPKGNLFTIMFTSGTTGRPKGAMLTHENVLFSSGSASKIMECTEDDVFLIPNPLFHIMGITFLLRAVFCGGKLVIMGKYSVTGALALIESEKVTVHPGVPTMFILELNSPDFEKYDLSSLRTGEMAAAPCPVEVVKKIRTDMNCNILIAYGSTETSATLTLTGFDADDKARSETVGQPIPGVELKVVDENRQECKVSEVGELACKGPGVTKGYYNMPIETAQAIDQEGWFYTGDLATIDENGYVRIVGRKKEMIIKGGFNIYPRELEETLHQYPAILEAAVIGLPDAIFGELTYACVVLREGEASTEEELLAFMKERFVKYKIPDKFLILDKLPVTASGKISKIKLKEELVKYNQPLST, from the coding sequence TTGGATAACATTTTAATACATTCCAATGTCAGTGATTTATTGAAAATCAAAGCTAATAAATTGCCGAATCGGGAAGCAATCTATTATGAAAAAAGAAGAATGACTTACGGACAATTAGATCGTGAAGTGACAAAACTTGCACAAGGACTAATAAGTAATGGTATTAACAGCGGCGATCGCGTGGCGGTTGCCCTCATAAATTCAATTGAATTCGTCACATCATTATTTGCTATTGCACGTGTTGGAGCTGTTTTGATTCCTCTTAATCCATTTTTCACCAAGGAGGAAAGTTCCTATATAATGCAACAAACAGGAGCCAAAGCGTTACTTTGTGGGGAAGTAAGTTTTTATTCAGAACTTCGTGAAGAAATAGAATCGTTGGAGATTCTAATTTCCGTTGGTTTTCAGGCAGAGGGATATCTTTATTATGATGATTTATTAGTTGGTAATGAATTTGAAGATATTCACGTTGAGCCGAAGGGTAATTTATTTACAATTATGTTTACATCGGGCACAACAGGACGTCCAAAAGGTGCGATGCTAACACATGAAAATGTATTATTTAGTTCTGGTTCAGCTTCAAAAATTATGGAATGTACAGAGGATGATGTGTTTTTAATTCCAAATCCATTATTTCATATTATGGGTATCACATTTCTCCTTCGGGCAGTATTTTGTGGTGGGAAATTAGTGATAATGGGGAAGTATTCAGTGACAGGGGCATTGGCACTCATCGAATCAGAAAAAGTAACTGTACATCCAGGAGTTCCAACGATGTTTATATTGGAACTGAATTCTCCTGATTTTGAGAAATATGACTTAAGTTCCCTTCGAACAGGTGAAATGGCTGCTGCACCATGTCCGGTGGAAGTTGTAAAAAAAATACGGACGGATATGAACTGCAATATTTTAATCGCATATGGCTCAACTGAAACGTCTGCAACACTTACCCTGACTGGATTTGATGCCGATGATAAGGCTCGTTCGGAGACAGTGGGGCAACCGATACCTGGCGTGGAATTAAAAGTGGTCGATGAAAATCGTCAGGAGTGTAAGGTCAGCGAGGTTGGTGAACTTGCTTGTAAAGGTCCTGGCGTGACTAAAGGATATTACAATATGCCGATAGAAACTGCTCAAGCGATTGATCAGGAAGGTTGGTTTTATACAGGAGATTTGGCTACAATCGATGAAAATGGTTACGTTCGTATAGTCGGTCGGAAAAAAGAAATGATTATTAAAGGTGGATTTAATATTTATCCGCGGGAATTAGAAGAGACGCTTCATCAATATCCAGCTATTTTGGAAGCGGCAGTCATCGGTCTTCCAGATGCGATATTTGGCGAATTGACATATGCCTGTGTTGTCCTTCGAGAAGGGGAGGCATCTACAGAAGAGGAATTACTTGCTTTTATGAAAGAGCGGTTTGTCAAATACAAAATTCCAGACAAGTTCCTCATTCTAGATAAGTTACCCGTCACTGCGTCAGGGAAGATAAGCAAAATAAAGTTGAAAGAAGAGCTAGTTAAGTATAATCAACCCCTTTCAACTTAG